A genomic segment from Polyangium mundeleinium encodes:
- a CDS encoding helix-turn-helix domain-containing protein: MTDRSARVVEVLGYIGANVRRLRLSRGLTQEQLAEAAELDLRFLQRVERGQTNVGVAVVVALADALAVAPGVLFRKARLPEAKPGRPRKTTRSQGGSNKPS, encoded by the coding sequence GTGACGGACCGTTCCGCCCGCGTCGTCGAGGTTCTCGGCTACATCGGGGCGAACGTGCGCCGTTTGCGACTCTCGCGCGGACTCACCCAAGAGCAACTCGCCGAAGCCGCAGAGCTTGACCTGCGCTTCCTACAGCGAGTCGAGCGCGGCCAGACGAACGTCGGCGTTGCTGTGGTTGTGGCGCTCGCGGACGCGCTCGCCGTGGCCCCCGGGGTGCTCTTCCGGAAAGCGAGGCTGCCCGAGGCCAAGCCCGGGCGACCGCGGAAGACGACGCGCTCTCAGGGTGGATCGAATAAGCCGAGTTGA
- a CDS encoding cyclophilin-like fold protein — translation MNSDKPATAAHHEGKCHPSPHDSAGLCAVVVAFLLQASCGVDASTTHGVPSPQPAETSTEQPRAMKLRIKINDRLVSATLNNSRTASDFASLLPLTLEMNDLFQREKYAHLPRALSEDAPRTRSYEVGDIAYWSPAHDVALFYRKDGQSIPTPGLITLGKLDAGADAFDVSGSVSVTIERAE, via the coding sequence ATGAATTCTGACAAACCTGCCACCGCCGCACATCATGAAGGCAAATGTCATCCGAGCCCTCACGACAGCGCTGGCCTGTGTGCCGTGGTCGTTGCGTTCCTCCTTCAAGCCTCATGCGGCGTTGACGCCAGCACGACCCATGGAGTCCCTTCGCCGCAACCTGCCGAGACATCAACGGAGCAACCCCGCGCCATGAAACTTCGAATCAAGATCAACGACAGGCTCGTCTCCGCGACCTTGAATAACAGCAGGACCGCCAGCGACTTCGCTTCACTGTTACCGCTGACGCTCGAGATGAACGACCTCTTTCAGCGAGAGAAGTACGCCCACCTGCCCAGGGCGCTCTCGGAGGATGCGCCGCGGACGCGGTCGTATGAGGTCGGCGACATTGCTTATTGGTCGCCCGCTCACGATGTCGCCCTTTTCTACCGCAAGGATGGCCAGTCGATTCCGACGCCCGGCCTCATCACGCTCGGAAAGCTCGACGCTGGAGCCGATGCCTTTGACGTGTCGGGATCCGTGAGCGTGACCATCGAGCGCGCCGAGTAG
- a CDS encoding SDR family oxidoreductase, with the protein MNEKRSFAGKVAFVTGGASGIGRAAALAFAAEGASVVVADVSEEGNQETARMIEERGGRAFAVRCDVTRAEDVEAALDKTVEAFGRLDFAFNNAGVEPKGLVPTAEMQPEEWDRIMNIDLRGVFLCMKYEIPRMLEHGGGAIVNTSSGAGIIGIKGSPAYTAAKHGVIGLTRAAALDYAAQNVRINAVCPGYIDTPMMARYTGVTAEGRSKVIAEEPIGRMGRPEEIAATVVWMCSDAAAFMIGHALVVDGGQTIT; encoded by the coding sequence ATGAACGAGAAGAGAAGCTTCGCGGGAAAGGTCGCGTTCGTGACCGGGGGCGCGAGCGGCATTGGCCGCGCGGCGGCGCTGGCGTTCGCCGCCGAGGGTGCGAGCGTCGTGGTCGCCGACGTGTCGGAAGAGGGCAACCAGGAAACAGCCCGCATGATCGAGGAACGAGGCGGACGGGCGTTCGCCGTCCGCTGCGACGTCACGCGAGCCGAGGACGTCGAGGCGGCGCTCGACAAAACCGTCGAAGCGTTCGGACGATTGGATTTCGCGTTCAACAATGCCGGCGTCGAGCCGAAAGGTCTGGTCCCGACCGCGGAGATGCAACCGGAGGAGTGGGACCGGATCATGAACATCGACCTTCGTGGTGTCTTCCTGTGCATGAAATACGAGATCCCGCGAATGCTCGAGCACGGTGGCGGCGCGATCGTGAACACTTCGTCCGGTGCCGGGATCATCGGCATCAAAGGCAGCCCCGCATACACCGCCGCGAAGCACGGCGTGATCGGCCTCACCCGAGCGGCGGCCCTCGACTACGCCGCGCAGAACGTTCGCATCAACGCCGTCTGCCCCGGATACATCGACACGCCGATGATGGCTCGCTACACCGGCGTCACCGCCGAGGGTCGCTCGAAGGTGATCGCCGAGGAACCTATCGGAAGGATGGGCCGGCCCGAAGAGATCGCCGCGACGGTCGTTTGGATGTGCTCGGACGCGGCGGCCTTCATGATCGGGCACGCGCTGGTCGTCGACGGCGGCCAGACGATCACCTAG
- a CDS encoding dihydrofolate reductase family protein encodes MKPHVIVHMSTSIDGRTLPPRWRPERPNPTPFYDRLHEELGGDAWLVGRITGQEFAKKDAYATHTNETFPRAPWFARRDAKAYGVVLDGHGKIAWGRSDIGGDPIVVVLTEQVSDAHLAGLRADGVSYFFAGKAELDIRLALETLNHELGVKRLLLEGGGITNGILLRAGLVDEVSLLVCPCIDGAPGAPSLFDAAREEEGQRARVQSIELMSSEALEGGVVWLRYQIRNR; translated from the coding sequence ATGAAACCCCACGTCATCGTTCACATGTCGACGAGCATCGATGGTCGAACGCTGCCCCCTCGATGGCGCCCGGAACGTCCGAATCCGACGCCGTTCTACGACCGCCTCCACGAAGAGCTCGGCGGCGACGCGTGGCTCGTCGGACGCATCACGGGACAGGAGTTCGCCAAAAAAGACGCCTACGCGACACACACCAACGAGACGTTCCCGCGTGCGCCGTGGTTCGCGCGGCGTGATGCGAAGGCGTACGGCGTCGTGCTCGACGGGCACGGCAAGATCGCATGGGGCCGCTCGGACATCGGCGGCGACCCTATCGTCGTCGTTCTCACCGAGCAGGTCTCCGATGCACATCTCGCGGGGCTGCGCGCCGACGGCGTGTCCTATTTCTTCGCCGGCAAGGCCGAGCTCGACATTCGTCTCGCGCTCGAGACGCTGAACCACGAGCTCGGCGTGAAGCGCCTCCTGCTCGAAGGCGGTGGCATCACCAACGGCATCCTGCTGCGCGCCGGCCTCGTGGACGAGGTGAGCCTCCTCGTCTGCCCATGCATCGACGGCGCGCCCGGCGCGCCGAGCCTCTTCGACGCGGCACGCGAGGAGGAGGGGCAGCGTGCGCGCGTGCAGAGCATCGAGCTGATGAGCAGCGAGGCGCTGGAGGGGGGCGTCGTCTGGCTGCGGTACCAGATCCGAAACCGATGA
- a CDS encoding NAD(P)-dependent alcohol dehydrogenase — MTVKAFGAYAANKPLEALEITRRAPGDHDVQIEIAYCGICHSDLHTVRSEWAGTLYPCVPGHEIVGRVSAVGAHVTGFKIGDRVGVGCIVDSCGQCSACAADLEQYCEAGMTGTYNFATPDAPGHTLGGYAQRIVVKDKYVLQIRHHEEQLAAVAPLLCAGITTYSPLRHWNAGPGKKVGVVGIGGLGHMGIKLAHAMGAHTVAFTTSESKRRAAVALGADEVVVSRNTSEMDAHVESFDLILNTVATSHDLDAFTRLLKRNSALVLVGVPEHAHPSPSVFHLVSKRRTIAGSMIGGIAETQEMLDYCAEKGIVADIELIRVQQIEEAYARMQKSDVKYRFVIDNASLGAASQV; from the coding sequence ATGACCGTCAAAGCATTCGGCGCCTACGCCGCCAACAAGCCGCTGGAGGCGCTCGAAATCACCCGCCGAGCGCCGGGCGACCACGACGTGCAGATCGAAATCGCGTACTGCGGCATCTGCCACTCGGACCTGCACACCGTCCGGAGCGAGTGGGCAGGTACGCTCTACCCCTGCGTGCCAGGCCACGAGATCGTGGGGCGCGTGTCCGCCGTCGGCGCGCACGTGACCGGCTTCAAGATCGGCGATCGGGTGGGCGTCGGCTGCATCGTCGATAGCTGCGGCCAGTGCTCGGCCTGTGCGGCCGACTTGGAGCAGTATTGCGAGGCGGGCATGACCGGCACGTACAACTTCGCGACGCCCGATGCGCCCGGACACACGCTCGGCGGCTACGCCCAGCGGATCGTCGTCAAGGACAAGTACGTCCTCCAGATCCGTCACCACGAGGAGCAACTCGCGGCCGTCGCTCCGCTGCTCTGCGCCGGCATCACCACCTACTCTCCGCTCAGGCACTGGAACGCGGGGCCCGGCAAGAAGGTGGGGGTCGTCGGCATCGGCGGGCTCGGCCACATGGGCATCAAGCTGGCGCACGCGATGGGCGCACACACCGTCGCGTTCACGACGTCGGAGTCCAAGCGGAGAGCCGCCGTGGCGCTCGGCGCCGACGAGGTCGTCGTGTCGCGCAACACGAGCGAGATGGACGCGCACGTGGAGAGCTTCGACCTGATCCTGAACACGGTCGCGACGAGCCACGACCTCGACGCCTTCACGCGCCTGCTCAAGCGGAACAGCGCCTTGGTGCTCGTGGGCGTTCCGGAGCATGCCCACCCGTCGCCCAGCGTCTTCCACCTCGTCTCCAAGCGCAGGACGATCGCTGGCTCGATGATCGGCGGCATCGCCGAGACACAGGAGATGCTCGACTACTGCGCGGAGAAGGGAATCGTCGCGGACATCGAGTTGATTCGCGTTCAGCAAATCGAAGAAGCCTATGCGCGAATGCAGAAGAGCGACGTGAAGTATCGCTTCGTCATCGACAATGCGAGCTTGGGGGCCGCGTCGCAGGTGTAG
- a CDS encoding LysR family transcriptional regulator — MNTLPFPQLQAFLAVARAKSFSGGARELGISRSAVSQSIRQIEEELGVVLVARTTRSVSLTDAGRRLLELVGPAFAQARAALDEVSAKPGEVVGRVRLTVPRAAFSFVIEPVLPTFRERHPRIQLEFVFEDRRVDIVGEGYDAGIRLSEFVERDMVSVRLTDAFRFVVVGAPSYLEKRGTPQRPEDLLQHECLTFRSDTTGSLYAWEFERGRKTWRVPVRGSVVTNDGLFCIKWAEQGLGLSYMFEPLVADQLRSGRLRRVLEPYAASVPGFFLYYPSRAQRSEPLRLFIETVREHAALHMASAKNQPSR, encoded by the coding sequence GTGAACACGCTCCCTTTTCCGCAGCTCCAGGCGTTCCTCGCCGTCGCCCGCGCGAAGAGCTTCAGCGGCGGCGCTCGCGAGCTCGGTATCTCGCGCTCGGCCGTGAGCCAGAGCATTCGCCAGATCGAGGAGGAGCTCGGCGTGGTTCTCGTCGCCCGGACGACGCGGAGCGTGTCCCTCACCGACGCCGGCCGGCGGCTGCTCGAGCTCGTGGGTCCGGCGTTCGCGCAGGCCCGCGCGGCGCTCGACGAGGTCTCCGCGAAGCCTGGAGAGGTGGTGGGTCGCGTGCGGCTGACCGTGCCAAGGGCGGCCTTCTCTTTCGTGATCGAGCCCGTGCTGCCGACGTTTCGAGAGCGCCACCCCCGCATCCAGCTCGAGTTCGTGTTCGAAGATCGACGCGTCGACATCGTCGGCGAGGGCTACGACGCGGGGATCCGGCTGAGCGAGTTCGTCGAGCGCGACATGGTGAGCGTTCGGCTCACCGACGCCTTTCGCTTCGTCGTCGTCGGCGCTCCGAGCTACCTCGAAAAGCGCGGTACTCCGCAGCGCCCCGAGGATCTCCTCCAGCACGAGTGCCTCACGTTCCGGTCCGACACCACGGGCTCGCTCTACGCATGGGAGTTCGAGCGCGGTCGAAAGACCTGGCGCGTCCCGGTTCGAGGCTCGGTGGTCACGAACGACGGTCTGTTCTGCATCAAGTGGGCTGAGCAGGGGCTCGGGCTCTCGTACATGTTCGAACCGCTGGTCGCCGATCAGCTCCGCTCGGGGCGACTACGGCGCGTGCTCGAACCCTACGCCGCATCCGTTCCCGGCTTCTTTCTTTACTACCCAAGTCGAGCGCAGCGTTCCGAGCCGCTTCGCCTGTTCATCGAGACGGTCCGCGAGCACGCCGCTCTGCACATGGCGTCCGCGAAGAACCAACCGTCGCGCTGA
- a CDS encoding RNA polymerase sigma factor, which produces MSRYHRPAGGGAPVVVADADEVVRLRPTLTRYLRKIGVDELYIPDLIQETIATTWEALHEGRVRGADNLKPEQALRGFARQTAWNHAANLMRRASMRFEIPMSAIRSPPDLVTPDPMSEIEARDLLAWVMKSRPKLAYIVLLAARGIIGPEAARAMGHGLTAHYAHVQKLRAALRTVSTAPAPKQAPRPGWKQRKAKR; this is translated from the coding sequence GTGAGCCGGTACCATCGACCCGCGGGCGGCGGCGCGCCGGTCGTCGTGGCGGACGCGGATGAGGTGGTTCGGCTTCGCCCGACGCTGACCCGTTACCTGCGAAAGATCGGCGTGGACGAGCTGTACATCCCAGACCTCATACAGGAGACGATCGCCACGACGTGGGAGGCCCTGCACGAGGGACGCGTCCGCGGCGCCGACAACCTGAAACCCGAGCAAGCCCTTCGCGGGTTCGCGCGGCAGACGGCGTGGAATCACGCCGCGAACCTCATGCGGCGCGCCTCGATGCGGTTCGAGATCCCCATGTCCGCGATCCGGTCGCCCCCCGACCTCGTGACGCCGGATCCGATGTCCGAGATCGAGGCGCGGGATCTGCTCGCGTGGGTCATGAAGTCCCGCCCGAAGCTCGCCTACATCGTGCTCCTCGCCGCGCGTGGGATCATCGGCCCGGAGGCGGCGCGGGCCATGGGACATGGCCTCACGGCGCATTACGCCCACGTCCAGAAGCTCCGCGCCGCCCTCCGCACGGTCAGTACGGCTCCCGCTCCGAAGCAGGCTCCACGCCCGGGGTGGAAGCAGCGCAAGGCCAAGCGCTGA